In Streptomyces sp. NBC_01231, the sequence CCTCGAGCGCGCCGGCTACGTCACCCGCGTACCCGACCCCGCGGACCGCCGCCGTGTCCGCGTGGCCGCCGTCCCGGACGCGGTCACCCGCGTGGTCGCCCTCTACGAGCCCCACTACGCCCGTCTGAACGGCCTCTTCGCCGACTACTCCGCCGACGAACTGGCCTCCATCACCGACTGGTTCACCCGCGCGACGGCCATGGCCCACAGCCACATCGAGGAACTCCGGGACCAGGACGCCGAGGGGAAGTGACGCAAGGGGCAGTCGGCGCGCCCCCCACACGTGGTGTAGCTGGCCATACCTCCAGTCCGGGTGGCCGCTCCATCGTTCCCGCTAGCGGACGACGGCATCGTTGAACCCAGCCGATCCCAGCGGATCCCGACCGATCCCGGTCGATCCCAACTGGCCCCGGCTGAAGCCCGATCGAAACCCGACTGAAGGCGGACTGAAGGTCGCCTGAAGTCGGGCCGGTGTCAGGTGACGAAGCAACGAAGGCCGCCCCGTCCGGAAGGAAACGTCATGGAGTCGCCGCTCCCGCCGAAGCCGCATCCGACGCGCGGCGAGCCGCGGCCCGCCCGCGACGCCTCCGCGACTCCGGGCCCCCTCACCTCCTTCATACGGTTCGTGATCTGCGGCGGCGGTGTCGGCCTCCTCGCCGGCCTCGCCGTACCGCTGCTCGCCGTGACGATGCCCTGGGCTGCCGCGAACGCGGTGATCACCGTCGCGTCCACCCTCCTGTGCACCGAACTGCACGCCCTTTTCACCTTCGGCACGGGCCGCCGCCCCGGCTGGCGCCGCCACCTGCAGTCCGCGGGCTCGGCGACGGCGGCGTACGTGGTGACCTGCGCCGCGATGTTCATCCTCCAGTCGGTGCAGTCGTCGCCGAGCCTGCTGTGGGAGCAGGCGGTCTACCTCTCCGCGTCCGGCCTCGCCGGAATCGGACGCTTCCTGGTCCTGCGCCTGTTCGTCTTCGTGGGCCCCGACCGGAAGCAGGCCGCGGCACCGAAGCCCCGCACGGCGGACGACTGGAACGTTCCGTTTGTAAGGACCGAGGCTTTTGCCGGATGACCGACTGACCATCGTCCTGCTCGCCCCCACCGGCCTCGCCCTGTCCGCCCCCGGCGCCGCCCAGGCCACCACCACGGCCGACATCCCGGCACCCACCGCCGACGGCGTCTCGGCGACGGTTCCATGAACTTCCCGGCCGTCACCGTGAACTGCCCCACGGGCATGACCCCGACCCAGTACGGCCTCAAGGTCAGCAACGTCAAGGTCACCATCGCCGACGACAACGTCTTCGGCCACTCGACATGGAGCACCCCGGGCCCGTTCTACGGCTGAACCGTTTCGCAGACGGCCCACTGGCCGCCCAAGGTCCTGGCCCAGGACCTGCCCTAGGACTGGTGGTCCTGGTCGACCGCCATCGCACGGAGGACGCTCTCGTGGAGCAGGGCACGGCGCCGCTCGTGCAGTTCCGCGGGCTCCTGGGCGGTCGCCGCGTAGACGTTGCTGACCGGTGACCAGGCCATGGACATGGCGATCACCATGGCCATCACGTCGAACGGGTCCCCCCGGCGCACCAGGCCGGCGGCCTGCGCCTCGGCGATGGCTCGCAGTTTGTTGTCGTCGAGGCGGTCGGGGTCGTCGACCAGGTGCCCTGCCGGGCGTCGCTCCAGACGCGCCCAGGTGGCCAGGCGGATGAGATCGGGGCGGCGCAGGTACTCGTCGTAGAGGCGCACGGCCCAGTCCGCGAGGTCGGTGGCGTCGATCGGGACGACGTTCACGATCCTCTCCAGGGAGCTGAAGAAGATCGCGTCGAAGAGCCCTTCCTTGCTGCCGAAGTAGGCATAGAGCTGCGCCTTGTTGGTGCGTGCGGCGGCCACGATCCGGTCGACGCGAGCTCCGGCGATCCCGTGCTCGGCGAACTCCTGGGTCGCCACCTCGATGATGCGCCGGTGCGTCGCAGCGCCACGCGAGGTCAGGGGCTGGTCAACCATGCCCGCCACGCTACCAAACAGAACAGTTGGTTTGCCTGATGGCTCCGTACCTCTGTAGCTTGAACAGCCAAATAGACCGAACAGTCTGTCTATCTAGCTGGAGCGGAGTGGAGTGCCATGAGGACCACAGTCGGCTGGCAGGCGACGAGCACGGGCACGACATCGGAGCGGCCGTCACTGGAGATGCTGCGCCGGACACCACTGGAACGGCGTGACCTACGCCCCGCCGATCTCGCGATCCGCGTGGACTACTGCGGGGTCTGCCACACCGACCTGCACGCCGTCCGCACCCATGCCGACCTGGACGTCCATGACGGCACGAACGGCACGGACGGCGCGCCCCTGGTGCCAGGGCACGAGTTCACAGGCGTGGTGACCGAGACCGGACCCGAGGTCACCGGCTTCGCCGTCGGCGACCAGGTGGCGGTGGGCAACATCGTCGACTCGTGCGGCACTTGTCCCATGTGCCGGGCCGGCCAGGAGAACTTCTGCCACGCCTTCCCGACCCTGACCTACGGCGGCCTCGACCGGCACGACGGGTCGACCACCCTGGGCGGCTACTCCCGCGAGTACGTCGTCCGCGACCGGTTCGCCTACGCCCTCCCCGCCGCCCTGGATCCGGCCGCGGCGGCTCCGCTGCTCTGCGCCGGAGTCACCGTCTGGGAGCCACTGCACGCCCTGGGCGTGGGTCCGGGTACGCGCGTCGCCGTGGCGGGACTGGGCGGTCTCGGCCACCTCGCGGTCAGGATCGCCGTGGCGCTCGGCGCCGACACCTCGGTCATCAGCCGCTCACCGGACAAGATCGACGACGCCCGTCGTCTCGGCGCCGGCGACCTCATCGTCTCCACCGCCCCGGAGCAGATGGCCGACGCCCGTGAACGGTTCGACGTCGTCATCGACACCATCTCCGCCCCGCACGACCTCGCCCCCTACCTACGCCTGGTCGCCATGGACGGGACGCTCAGCCACCTCGGGCACCTCGGCCCCGTC encodes:
- a CDS encoding MarR family transcriptional regulator, which codes for MPAKSRPPATPAEALSAMDSLVAAHLLGQQEMAQRLGLNVSDLLCFAYVLQAGEDLLTAGDIAERAHVTTGGVTGILNRLERAGYVTRVPDPADRRRVRVAAVPDAVTRVVALYEPHYARLNGLFADYSADELASITDWFTRATAMAHSHIEELRDQDAEGK
- a CDS encoding TetR family transcriptional regulator → MVDQPLTSRGAATHRRIIEVATQEFAEHGIAGARVDRIVAAARTNKAQLYAYFGSKEGLFDAIFFSSLERIVNVVPIDATDLADWAVRLYDEYLRRPDLIRLATWARLERRPAGHLVDDPDRLDDNKLRAIAEAQAAGLVRRGDPFDVMAMVIAMSMAWSPVSNVYAATAQEPAELHERRRALLHESVLRAMAVDQDHQS
- a CDS encoding NAD(P)-dependent alcohol dehydrogenase — translated: MRTTVGWQATSTGTTSERPSLEMLRRTPLERRDLRPADLAIRVDYCGVCHTDLHAVRTHADLDVHDGTNGTDGAPLVPGHEFTGVVTETGPEVTGFAVGDQVAVGNIVDSCGTCPMCRAGQENFCHAFPTLTYGGLDRHDGSTTLGGYSREYVVRDRFAYALPAALDPAAAAPLLCAGVTVWEPLHALGVGPGTRVAVAGLGGLGHLAVRIAVALGADTSVISRSPDKIDDARRLGAGDLIVSTAPEQMADARERFDVVIDTISAPHDLAPYLRLVAMDGTLSHLGHLGPVTVETTDLLVGRKKLSSAGSGGRPATAAMLEFCAEHGVTADIELLPSAQVNEALDRLRRNDVRYRFVLDMSDLD